A genomic stretch from Ureibacillus composti includes:
- a CDS encoding GntR family transcriptional regulator, with protein MVRKVREKEFLADQATRILREGILSGELLPGEELPEEKIATQLGISRTPLRDALRRLQLEGLLIIEKGRPAKVSNLTPEDFFQSLEIRQIIETYNIEQVTNQINDHLFEKLKDNILQQELATIQTNYNHFLELDREFHILLASASPNNKLIHLIHEMNTGTSRAFNYFVRDTPKTTEHSLQEHIEILDAIKEKDSTLARQKMQTHLEKVGSRLKNVLVTKTTDTYHI; from the coding sequence ATGGTGAGAAAAGTAAGAGAGAAAGAGTTCTTAGCTGATCAGGCTACCCGGATTTTAAGAGAAGGGATTCTATCTGGCGAACTCTTACCGGGCGAAGAATTACCTGAAGAAAAAATCGCAACACAATTAGGAATCAGTAGAACTCCATTGCGAGATGCACTTCGAAGACTTCAACTTGAAGGACTTCTAATCATCGAAAAGGGGAGACCTGCAAAAGTTTCAAATCTAACTCCAGAAGATTTTTTTCAGTCATTGGAGATCCGGCAAATTATAGAGACCTACAACATCGAGCAAGTCACAAATCAAATCAATGATCACTTATTTGAAAAACTAAAAGACAATATCCTACAACAAGAACTAGCCACAATTCAGACTAATTATAACCACTTCCTAGAACTAGACCGCGAGTTTCATATTCTTTTAGCATCTGCAAGTCCAAATAATAAATTAATCCATTTAATACATGAAATGAACACGGGTACTTCTCGTGCATTTAATTACTTTGTACGAGATACGCCAAAAACAACTGAACACTCACTACAAGAACATATTGAAATTCTCGATGCGATTAAAGAGAAGGATTCAACTCTAGCAAGACAAAAAATGCAAACGCATTTAGAAAAAGTCGGATCTCGATTGAAGAATGTTCTAGTCACAAAAACTACTGATACCTATCATATTTAA